One Candidatus Neomarinimicrobiota bacterium DNA window includes the following coding sequences:
- a CDS encoding bacteriophage holin, which yields MKLSVKALGLAAGIVWALAIFLLTYWFLLFGYEGEMLSRLSNIYLGYSVTWYGGFIGLVWGFVDGFIGGALLACLYNKFVPKQPATKEAPAA from the coding sequence ATGAAACTGAGCGTTAAAGCCCTGGGTCTGGCGGCAGGGATCGTTTGGGCTCTGGCGATTTTTCTCCTCACCTACTGGTTTTTATTATTCGGATATGAGGGGGAAATGCTGTCACGGCTATCAAATATTTACCTGGGCTACTCGGTGACCTGGTATGGGGGCTTTATTGGACTGGTCTGGGGTTTTGTGGATGGATTCATTGGGGGAGCCCTGCTAGCCTGTCTTTATAACAAGTTCGTGCCGAAGCAGCCCGCGACAAAAGAGGCACCAGCCGCCTGA